One part of the Kryptolebias marmoratus isolate JLee-2015 linkage group LG13, ASM164957v2, whole genome shotgun sequence genome encodes these proteins:
- the LOC108237007 gene encoding transcriptional coactivator YAP1-like isoform X1: MDAHRGGGGGAPPAGQQVVHVRGDSKTELEALFSAVMNPGKAARQPQSLPMRMRKLPDSFFKPPDPRGHSRQASSDGGVCGALAPHHVRAHSSPASLPVNSLTAQADADAAAAPILPDDMPLPDGWEMAKTPTGQRYFINHLQKTTTWQDPRLSQLQSAAAQHQISCAPVHAHSFSNPAPTTQPQTISPEPGPLPEGWEQAVTADGEVYYIDHINKTTTWVDPRLAQKMNPGILGLQQRQEKERLRLKQGIPPQIAPQEAAGRSQMPGGMDHDRSVQMLVPSVDIRIRALNQEPTLNGAHSRNESTDSGLSVSSLPRTSDHMLSSVDHMDTGDSSEPPSVTMQESMPVLPISEGEELMPSIPDGLNSDLLMDMETVLSGPHMDRDSLLTWL, translated from the exons ATGGACGCGCaccgcggcggcggcggaggcgCGCCCCCGGCGGGGCAGCAGGTCGTGCACGTGCGCGGGGACTCAAAGACGGAGCTGGAGGCCCTCTTCAGCGCCGTCATGAACCCCGGCAAGGCGGCCCGGCAGCCGCAGTCCCTGCCCATGAGGATGAGGAAGCTGCCGGACTCCTTCTTCAAGCCGCCGGATCCCCGGGGCCACTCCAGACAA GCCAGTTCAGACGGAGGCGTGTGCGGCGCCCTCGCTCCCCATCACGTCCGCGCTCATTCCTCCCCGGCCTCCCTCCCCGTCAACTCCCTCACCGCTCAAGCAGACGCAGATGCAGCCGCCGCACCGATATTACCTGATGACATGCCACTCCCTGACGGTTGGGAAATGGCCAAAACGCCTACTGGCCAACGGTACTTCATCAA TCACCTGCAGAAGACAACCACATGGCAGGACCCCCGGCTCTCGCAGCTTCAGTCGGCTGCAGCCCAGCACCAGATCTCCTGCGCGCCGGTCCACGCCCACTCCTTTAGCAACCCGGCGCCCACTACGCAACCACAAACCATCAGTCCAGAGCCAG GTCCACTGCCTGAAGGCTGGGAGCAGGCTGTGACTGCAGATGGAGAGGTGTACTACATCGATCACATAAATAAGACCACCACATGGGTCGACCCGCGTCTAG CTCAGAAGATGAACCCTGGCATTCTCGGCTTGCAGCAAAGGCAGGAGAAAGAAAGGCTCAGACTCAAGCAAGGCATCCCTCCACAGATCGCTCcccag GAGGCAGCAGGAAGGAGTCAGATGCCCGGGGGCATGGACCATGACAGGAGCGTTCAGATGCTCGTCCCGTCGGTGGACATCAGAATCAGAGCCCTGAACCAAGAACCGACACTTAATGG GGCTCACTCTCGTAACGAGAGCACGGACAGCGGCCTGAGCGTCAGCAGCCTCCCACGCACGTCCGACCACATGCTGAGCTCCGTGGATCATATGGACACTG GAGACTCCAGCGAGCCCCCGTCGGTGACCATGCAGGAGTCGATGCCCGTGCTGCCGATCAGCGAGGGCGAGGAGCTGATGCCCAGCATCCCCGACGGTTTAAACTCAGACCTCCTGATGGACATGGAGACCGTTCTCTCCGGGCCGCACATGGACAGAGACAGCCTTCTCACCTGGCTATAG
- the LOC108237007 gene encoding transcriptional coactivator YAP1-like isoform X2, whose translation MDAHRGGGGGAPPAGQQVVHVRGDSKTELEALFSAVMNPGKAARQPQSLPMRMRKLPDSFFKPPDPRGHSRQASSDGGVCGALAPHHVRAHSSPASLPVNSLTAQADADAAAAPILPDDMPLPDGWEMAKTPTGQRYFINHLQKTTTWQDPRLSQLQSAAAQHQISCAPVHAHSFSNPAPTTQPQTISPEPAQKMNPGILGLQQRQEKERLRLKQGIPPQIAPQEAAGRSQMPGGMDHDRSVQMLVPSVDIRIRALNQEPTLNGAHSRNESTDSGLSVSSLPRTSDHMLSSVDHMDTGDSSEPPSVTMQESMPVLPISEGEELMPSIPDGLNSDLLMDMETVLSGPHMDRDSLLTWL comes from the exons ATGGACGCGCaccgcggcggcggcggaggcgCGCCCCCGGCGGGGCAGCAGGTCGTGCACGTGCGCGGGGACTCAAAGACGGAGCTGGAGGCCCTCTTCAGCGCCGTCATGAACCCCGGCAAGGCGGCCCGGCAGCCGCAGTCCCTGCCCATGAGGATGAGGAAGCTGCCGGACTCCTTCTTCAAGCCGCCGGATCCCCGGGGCCACTCCAGACAA GCCAGTTCAGACGGAGGCGTGTGCGGCGCCCTCGCTCCCCATCACGTCCGCGCTCATTCCTCCCCGGCCTCCCTCCCCGTCAACTCCCTCACCGCTCAAGCAGACGCAGATGCAGCCGCCGCACCGATATTACCTGATGACATGCCACTCCCTGACGGTTGGGAAATGGCCAAAACGCCTACTGGCCAACGGTACTTCATCAA TCACCTGCAGAAGACAACCACATGGCAGGACCCCCGGCTCTCGCAGCTTCAGTCGGCTGCAGCCCAGCACCAGATCTCCTGCGCGCCGGTCCACGCCCACTCCTTTAGCAACCCGGCGCCCACTACGCAACCACAAACCATCAGTCCAGAGCCAG CTCAGAAGATGAACCCTGGCATTCTCGGCTTGCAGCAAAGGCAGGAGAAAGAAAGGCTCAGACTCAAGCAAGGCATCCCTCCACAGATCGCTCcccag GAGGCAGCAGGAAGGAGTCAGATGCCCGGGGGCATGGACCATGACAGGAGCGTTCAGATGCTCGTCCCGTCGGTGGACATCAGAATCAGAGCCCTGAACCAAGAACCGACACTTAATGG GGCTCACTCTCGTAACGAGAGCACGGACAGCGGCCTGAGCGTCAGCAGCCTCCCACGCACGTCCGACCACATGCTGAGCTCCGTGGATCATATGGACACTG GAGACTCCAGCGAGCCCCCGTCGGTGACCATGCAGGAGTCGATGCCCGTGCTGCCGATCAGCGAGGGCGAGGAGCTGATGCCCAGCATCCCCGACGGTTTAAACTCAGACCTCCTGATGGACATGGAGACCGTTCTCTCCGGGCCGCACATGGACAGAGACAGCCTTCTCACCTGGCTATAG